A stretch of Ischnura elegans chromosome 4, ioIscEleg1.1, whole genome shotgun sequence DNA encodes these proteins:
- the LOC124157783 gene encoding cleavage and polyadenylation specificity factor subunit 4 isoform X2: MEFIVAGVDNVKFDIEIALEEQYGALPLPFTGMDKSTAAVCEFFPKGSCHKGSACPFRHVRGDRTIVCKHWLRGLCKKGDQCEFLHEYDMSKMPECYFYSRFNACHNKECPFLHIDPESKIRDCPWYDRGFCRHGPNCRHRHVRRVLCLHYMAGFCPDGPECKFMHPRFELPATDVQQKEGKKVIITCHYCGESGHKAIYCNKMPPDLKELRAKEEEFRSKAVLYVNKGDEDPKLQKPLEEVTCFKCGCKGHYANKCPKGHLAFLSQSQNPPPPGGYRR, translated from the exons ATGGAGTTCATTGTAGCCGGTGTAGATAATGTGAAATTTGACATCGAAATTGCCTTAGAAGAACAATATGGAGCTTTACCACTTCCCTTTACTGGGATGGACA AGTCGACGGCAGCGGTGTGCGAATTTTTCCCTAAGGGAAGCTGTCATAAAGGCTCAGCTTGCCCGTTTCGGCATGTTCGTGGAGATAGGACAATTGTTTGCAAGCATTGGCTGCGTGGTCTCTGCAAGAAGGGAGATCAGTGTGAATTCCTTCATGAATATGACATGAGCAAAATGCCCGAGTGTTACTTCTACTCTCGCTTTA ATGCATGCCACAACAAGGAGTGTCCATTCTTGCACATTGATCCTGAGAGTAAAATTCGTGATTGTCCGTGGTATGATCGTGGATTTTGCCGACATGGACCCAATTGCAGGCATCGTCACGTACGGCGAGTTCTTTGCCTTCATTACATGGCTGGGTTTTGTCCAGATGGTCCTGAATGCAAGTTTATGCA TCCTCGGTTTGAGCTTCCTGCCACAGATGTCCAACAGAAAGAAGGCAAAAAGGTTATCATCACGTGCCATTACTGTGGCGAATCTGGACACAAAGccatttattgcaataaaatgccTCCAGATCTGAAAGAACTTCGGGCCAAAGAGGAGGAGTTCAGA TCGAAAGCTGTTCTTTATGTAAATAAGGGTGATGAGGATCCAAAACTTCAAAAGCCTTTAGAAGAAGTAACCTGTTTCAAG TGTGGATGCAAAGGTCACTATGCCAACAAATGCCCCAAGGGTCATCTTGCTTTCTTGAGCCAGAGTCAAAATCCTCCCCCACCTGGAGGCTACAGGCGATAG
- the LOC124157783 gene encoding cleavage and polyadenylation specificity factor subunit 4 isoform X1 codes for MEFIVAGVDNVKFDIEIALEEQYGALPLPFTGMDKSTAAVCEFFPKGSCHKGSACPFRHVRGDRTIVCKHWLRGLCKKGDQCEFLHEYDMSKMPECYFYSRFNACHNKECPFLHIDPESKIRDCPWYDRGFCRHGPNCRHRHVRRVLCLHYMAGFCPDGPECKFMHPRFELPATDVQQKEGKKVIITCHYCGESGHKAIYCNKMPPDLKELRAKEEEFRVSSKAVLYVNKGDEDPKLQKPLEEVTCFKCGCKGHYANKCPKGHLAFLSQSQNPPPPGGYRR; via the exons ATGGAGTTCATTGTAGCCGGTGTAGATAATGTGAAATTTGACATCGAAATTGCCTTAGAAGAACAATATGGAGCTTTACCACTTCCCTTTACTGGGATGGACA AGTCGACGGCAGCGGTGTGCGAATTTTTCCCTAAGGGAAGCTGTCATAAAGGCTCAGCTTGCCCGTTTCGGCATGTTCGTGGAGATAGGACAATTGTTTGCAAGCATTGGCTGCGTGGTCTCTGCAAGAAGGGAGATCAGTGTGAATTCCTTCATGAATATGACATGAGCAAAATGCCCGAGTGTTACTTCTACTCTCGCTTTA ATGCATGCCACAACAAGGAGTGTCCATTCTTGCACATTGATCCTGAGAGTAAAATTCGTGATTGTCCGTGGTATGATCGTGGATTTTGCCGACATGGACCCAATTGCAGGCATCGTCACGTACGGCGAGTTCTTTGCCTTCATTACATGGCTGGGTTTTGTCCAGATGGTCCTGAATGCAAGTTTATGCA TCCTCGGTTTGAGCTTCCTGCCACAGATGTCCAACAGAAAGAAGGCAAAAAGGTTATCATCACGTGCCATTACTGTGGCGAATCTGGACACAAAGccatttattgcaataaaatgccTCCAGATCTGAAAGAACTTCGGGCCAAAGAGGAGGAGTTCAGAGTGAGT TCGAAAGCTGTTCTTTATGTAAATAAGGGTGATGAGGATCCAAAACTTCAAAAGCCTTTAGAAGAAGTAACCTGTTTCAAG TGTGGATGCAAAGGTCACTATGCCAACAAATGCCCCAAGGGTCATCTTGCTTTCTTGAGCCAGAGTCAAAATCCTCCCCCACCTGGAGGCTACAGGCGATAG